In Oncorhynchus nerka isolate Pitt River unplaced genomic scaffold, Oner_Uvic_2.0 unplaced_scaffold_3220, whole genome shotgun sequence, the following proteins share a genomic window:
- the LOC135566822 gene encoding uncharacterized protein LOC135566822 translates to MVKLPPTPPPLTHYVQDLKQGSSFPSLAFKGPMEISARSISTPDREVPSSGSSQTSFRPGPLRFGSTEGGSATNSYKPSFSQDVMQYQSNSASRSVSTSNQYAQTSGQRIDGASTSSRGMPTSSLASRSSLFRPSSTASGNSYGAYKPGSDLGATPSQSLFTSNQGGRGSTYSQNLLAKPAQGKYGQMSAQWGSYQPSYAASSGPVSSLFSSTQAASSSTFIQNAPATAQKPSGSKPVPSQRYQPSYLFNAVKSKTSSARRPTQSLLSSSYGPTQSRTSSASSINPRRFALTMHSIPELYGGSTIHRLIDPTAGSSASPSHSTQLFKCQQATAKPLSAKQKGPSTT, encoded by the coding sequence ATGGTCAAACTGCCACCCACACCACCTCCCCTCACCCACTATgtccaggacctgaagcaagggaGCAGCTTCCCTTCCCTGGCTTTCAAGGGACCAATGGAGATCTCTGCCCGGTCAATTTCCACTCCTGACCGTGAAGTTCCCTCAAGTGGTTCTTCACAAACTTCATTTAGACCAGGTCCTCTGCGTTTTGGTTCTACTGAAGGTGGGAGTGCAACAAACAGCTACAAGCCTAGCTTCTCCCAAGATGTCATGCAATACCAGAGCAACTCTGCCAGTAGAAGTGTTTCAACTTCCAATCAATATGCCCAAACCTCTGGCCAGAGAATAGATGGAGCCTCTACCTCAAGTCGCGGCATGCCCACTTCTAGCCTGGCCTCTCGCTCCAGTCTTTTTCGCCCCAGCTCTACAGCTAGTGGAAACTCCTATGGCGCCTACAAGCCTGGCTCTGACCTTGGTGCAACACCAAGCCAAAGCCTGTTTACCTCTAACCAAGGTGGAAGGGGTTCAACATACAGCCAGAATCTCCTTGCAAAACCTGCCCAAGGGAAGTACGGACAAATGTCTGCTCAGTGGGGGAGCTACCAGCCCAGCTATGCTGCCAGTAGTGGGCCAGTCTCCAGCCTCTTCAGTTCTACCCAGGCTGCCAGTTCTTCAACATTCATCCAGAATGCTCCTGCCACAGCCCAGAAGCCAAGTGGCTCTAAACCTGTCCCCAGTCAACGCTATCAGCCCAGCTATTTGTTCAATGCAGTGAAGTCCAAAACTAGCTCTGCCAGACGTCCCACCCAGAGCCTCTTGTCTAGCAGCTATGGCCCTACCCAGAGCAGGACCAGCAGTGCCAGCTCGATCAACCCTCGCCGCTTTGCCCTGACCATGCACAGCATCCCAGAATTGTACGGCGGATCTACAATCCACCGGCTCATAGACCCTACTGCAGGGAGTAGTGCCTCCCCTAGCCACTCAACCCAGCTCTTCAAGTGTCAGCAAGCCACAGCCAAACCACTATCTGCCAAGCAGAAAGGCCCTAGCACAACCTAA